In a single window of the Tribolium castaneum strain GA2 chromosome 8, icTriCast1.1, whole genome shotgun sequence genome:
- the Ets97D gene encoding DNA-binding protein Ets97D, with the protein MCEKTKVQTFILTQNEFGQKVYKSQSDKSKSFVIDDEGNMVQYQPPGSFRSVKLESAGDDFDEITTDDDSVHLGMINSLESASDFDDHLMQELDSDLMNVEDTHSSLIMQHMDIQEPLLKLRQLLEQRLGLSLADYSFYLQGTQMLENDKNLVEQCVQGQGLVQINVQLQANLKRINILDVLKPAEDYIHVDELNQSERCQAPPPKAVVQWQVDLAYKREQDRLKIPHDPMEWSQVHVRHWVQWAVRQFNLPSIKLSDWSMTGRELYNLTVSDFQKIVPYDPGDIFWTHLELLRKMKVVATKKEDREEPHVMKQKRLNRVMNNYPSAVTYFENKAGNNGQIQLWQFLLELLTSKEYKSVIHWTGNDGEFKLRNPQLVAQLWGERKNKPAMNYEKLSRALRYYYDGDMISKVHGERFVYKFVCDLKEMLGYDARELSNLINYGNPLIK; encoded by the exons ATGTGCgagaagacaaaagtgcaaACATTCATCTTGACTCAGAACGAGTTCGGCCAGAAAGTCTACAAGTCACAGTCGGACAAGTCGAAGAG TTTTGTGATTGACGATGAGGGCAATATGGTGCAGTACCAGCCCCCTGGGTCGTTTCGTAGCGTCAAATTGGAGTCAGCGGGTGACGATTTCGACGAAATCACAACTGATGACGATTCGGTTCATTTGGGAATGATCAATTCACTTGAAAGTGCGAGCGATTTCGACGACCATTTGATGCAAGAATTGGACTCGGATTTGATGAACGTCGAGGACACACACTCGAGTCTCATAATGCAACATATGGACATACAGGAGCCGCTCCTCAAACTGCGCCAGTTGCTGGAGCAAAGGCTCGGCTTGAGCCTCGCCGATTATTCGTTCTATTTGCAGGGGACACAAATG CtggaaaatgacaaaaatctCGTGGAACAGTGTGTGCAAGGCCAAGGTTTGGTCCAAATCAATGTCCAGTTACAAGCGAATTTGAAACGAATTAATATTTTGGACGTCCTTAAGCCAGCAGAAGACTATATTCACGTCG ATGAGTTGAATCAAAGTGAGCGGTGCCAAGCCCCGCCCCCGAAAGCCGTCGTCCAATGGCAGGTCGATCTGGCCTACAAGCGTGAACAAGACCGCCTTAAAATCCCTCACGATCCAATGGAATGGTCACAAGTGCACGTCCGTCATTGGGTGCAATGGGCGGTCCGTCAATTCAACTTGCCTAGCATTAAATTATCTGATTGGTCAATGACGGGGCGTGAATTATACAATTTGACCGTCAGCGATTTCCAGAAAATTGTTCCATACGATCCTGGTGACATCTTCTGGACGCATCTTGAATTGCTACGAAAAATGAAAGTCGTTGCGACAAAAAAAGAAGACCGTGAGGAACCACATGTCATGAAACAAAAACGACTCAATCGTGTCATGAACAATTACCCATCGGCGGttacatatttcgaaaataagGCGGGAAATAACGGCCAGATTCAACTGTGGCAGTTTTTGTTAGAGTTGTTGACGAGTAAAGAATATAAGTCGGTGATACATTGGACGGGGAATGACggagaatttaaattaaggaACCCACAATTAGTGGCGCAATTGTGGGGCGAGAGGAAAAACAAGCCAGCGATGAATTACGAGAAATTGTCACGCGCTTTGAGGTATTATTACGATGGGGACATGATTTCAAAAGTCCATGGAGAGAGATTTGTTTATAAGTTTGTCTGTGATTTGAAGGAAATGCTGGGTTACGACGCGAGAGAATTGTCCAATTTGATTAACTACGGAAACCCTCTAatcaaataa